The following are from one region of the Nostoc cf. commune SO-36 genome:
- a CDS encoding Uma2 family endonuclease: MNIVTPKRFTIAEYHQLIELGFLTEANHIELIRGELIQMTAKGTPHTVCSSILCRQLDRLLGDEVVIRGQDPITLPNQSEPEPDVVIARGKDEDYLAHHPYPEDILLVIEISDKTIDYDQITKLSLYAEAGISHYWIVNLPARQLERYSQPYQNAQNKFSYLSKQISLSNQSVAIPGFEDALLNLSRLFPKDASG, encoded by the coding sequence ATGAATATTGTGACACCTAAGCGATTTACGATCGCAGAATACCATCAATTGATTGAACTCGGATTTCTCACAGAGGCCAATCATATTGAATTGATTCGAGGGGAACTGATTCAAATGACAGCAAAGGGAACGCCTCATACAGTTTGTAGTTCTATCCTATGCCGTCAATTAGATCGGCTTCTAGGTGATGAAGTAGTCATCCGTGGGCAAGATCCGATCACTCTTCCTAACCAGAGTGAACCTGAACCGGATGTTGTCATTGCACGAGGAAAAGATGAAGATTATCTCGCTCATCATCCCTATCCCGAAGATATTTTATTAGTGATTGAAATTTCGGATAAAACAATAGATTACGACCAAATAACTAAGCTGTCATTGTACGCAGAAGCCGGAATTTCTCATTACTGGATTGTGAATTTGCCGGCTCGTCAACTTGAGCGTTATAGCCAGCCGTATCAAAATGCTCAAAATAAGTTTAGCTATCTCAGCAAACAGATTTCTTTATCGAATCAGTCAGTAGCAATTCCTGGATTTGAAGATGCATTATTAAACTTAAGCCGGTTGTTCCCAAAGGATGCTAGTGGATGA
- a CDS encoding n-acyl-d-glucosamine 2-epimerase, which yields MEYNFQALAEHYKNALLNDVLPFWEKYSLDWQQGGYFTCLDRYGKIYDTDKFIWLQNRQVWTFSMLCNQLEKRENWLKIASNGANFLAQHGRDSDGNWYFALTREGKPLVQPYNIFSDCFAAMAFSQYALASGEEWAKDVAMQAYNNVLRRKDNPKGKYNKTYPATRPMKSLAVPMILANLTLEMEWLLPRETLENVLAETVHEVMTDFLDPERGLMYENVAPDGSHIDCFEGRLINPGHGIEAMWFIMDIARRQNDTKTINQAVDVVLNILNFAWDSEYGGLYYFMDADGHPPQQLEWDQKLWWVHLESLVALAMGYRLSGREVCWEWYQKMHDYAWSHFADSEYGEWFGYLNRRGEVLLNLKGGKWKGCFHVPRALYLCWQQFEAL from the coding sequence ATGGAGTATAATTTTCAAGCGCTCGCTGAACATTACAAAAACGCTCTCCTCAACGATGTCCTTCCATTTTGGGAAAAATATTCTCTCGATTGGCAGCAAGGCGGCTATTTCACCTGCCTCGATCGCTACGGCAAAATTTATGATACCGACAAATTCATCTGGTTGCAAAACCGCCAAGTGTGGACTTTTTCGATGCTTTGCAACCAGTTAGAAAAACGCGAAAACTGGTTAAAAATTGCTAGCAATGGCGCTAATTTTCTCGCCCAACATGGCAGAGATAGCGATGGTAACTGGTACTTTGCCCTCACTCGTGAAGGAAAACCACTGGTTCAGCCTTACAATATTTTTTCTGACTGCTTTGCAGCAATGGCATTTAGTCAATATGCACTCGCTAGCGGCGAAGAATGGGCAAAGGATGTGGCAATGCAAGCTTATAACAACGTATTACGCCGCAAAGACAACCCGAAGGGCAAATATAATAAAACCTATCCCGCCACACGCCCGATGAAATCATTGGCTGTACCGATGATTTTAGCTAACCTGACTCTAGAAATGGAATGGTTGCTGCCAAGAGAAACCCTAGAGAATGTTCTAGCTGAAACTGTCCACGAAGTGATGACCGATTTTCTCGACCCAGAACGGGGACTAATGTACGAAAACGTTGCCCCTGACGGTTCCCACATAGATTGTTTTGAAGGAAGGCTAATTAACCCAGGTCACGGTATCGAAGCTATGTGGTTCATCATGGACATCGCACGTCGCCAAAACGACACCAAAACTATTAACCAAGCCGTGGATGTAGTGCTAAACATCCTGAATTTTGCTTGGGATAGCGAGTACGGGGGGTTGTATTACTTTATGGATGCAGACGGTCATCCACCACAACAATTGGAATGGGATCAAAAGCTGTGGTGGGTTCACCTAGAGTCTTTAGTTGCATTAGCGATGGGCTATCGCTTGAGTGGGCGTGAGGTGTGTTGGGAATGGTATCAAAAAATGCACGATTACGCCTGGTCACACTTTGCTGATTCAGAATACGGTGAGTGGTTTGGCTATCTCAATCGGCGTGGAGAAGTCCTGTTGAACCTCAAAGGCGGCAAATGGAAAGGATGTTTTCACGTACCGCGTGCATTGTACCTTTGTTGGCAGCAATTTGAAGCATTGTGA
- a CDS encoding ATP-binding protein, which produces MAKLKISKKISTALINSLGAGVVPRVGVEYIAVGREQELKSLLQNLDDIAEGVAAFRFIIGNYGSGKSFLLQLIRNRAMEQGFVVADADLSPERRLAGSNHEGVATYRELMSHLATKTRPDGGALVSILEGWINKIQQEVVKETEMRPNDDGFDDKVESKIREVVQYIEDLVHGFDFGSVIIAYWRGYRMDDDNLKNAAMRWLRGEFTTKVEAKAALGVRVIIDDDSWYDYIKMFAKFVAEIGYKGLLILVDEAVHLYQISTTVTREKNYNRLLAMFNDTMQCKAEHLGIVVGGTTKFLEDPKRGLFADQAWQRRTKESRFVAQANVQEHLGPVIRLNPLSEGEILTLLQRLAEIHALNFGYEQTLTNRELKEFVQEIINRLGAEALLTPGEIVRDFMSVLNILHQNPGIVFGELIHGSKFKPTAMGKDADVDEDGVAEFSL; this is translated from the coding sequence ATGGCAAAGCTCAAAATCTCGAAAAAAATCTCCACTGCTTTAATCAATTCCCTTGGTGCAGGCGTAGTACCAAGAGTAGGAGTTGAATATATAGCAGTAGGGCGAGAACAAGAACTAAAAAGCCTGTTACAAAATCTCGATGATATTGCAGAAGGTGTTGCAGCATTTCGCTTCATAATTGGTAACTATGGTTCCGGGAAAAGTTTTTTATTACAACTAATCCGTAACCGAGCGATGGAGCAAGGTTTTGTAGTAGCTGATGCTGATTTATCCCCTGAGCGCCGATTAGCTGGAAGCAACCATGAAGGTGTAGCTACCTATCGAGAATTAATGAGCCACCTAGCTACAAAAACTCGTCCTGATGGTGGTGCTTTAGTCTCGATTTTAGAAGGATGGATTAATAAAATTCAACAAGAAGTTGTCAAAGAAACTGAAATGCGTCCGAATGACGATGGTTTTGATGACAAAGTTGAATCGAAAATTAGGGAAGTAGTTCAGTATATTGAAGACTTAGTTCACGGTTTTGATTTTGGTAGCGTGATTATCGCTTATTGGCGTGGCTACCGAATGGATGATGATAATTTAAAAAATGCGGCGATGCGCTGGTTGCGGGGAGAATTTACGACTAAAGTTGAAGCGAAAGCAGCTTTAGGAGTGCGCGTGATTATTGATGATGATAGTTGGTATGACTATATAAAAATGTTTGCGAAATTTGTCGCTGAAATTGGTTATAAAGGACTGTTAATTTTAGTTGACGAAGCCGTACATTTATATCAAATATCGACTACAGTCACGCGGGAAAAGAATTATAATCGACTCCTCGCAATGTTTAACGATACCATGCAATGTAAAGCAGAACATCTTGGCATTGTTGTTGGTGGAACAACTAAATTTTTAGAAGACCCCAAACGCGGACTTTTTGCAGACCAAGCTTGGCAAAGACGCACAAAAGAAAGTCGTTTTGTTGCACAAGCCAATGTTCAGGAACATTTAGGGCCAGTGATTCGGCTAAATCCGTTGAGTGAAGGAGAAATATTGACGCTTCTGCAACGTTTAGCTGAGATTCATGCACTCAATTTTGGGTATGAACAGACTTTGACAAATCGTGAGTTGAAGGAGTTTGTGCAAGAAATTATTAATCGCTTGGGTGCAGAAGCATTACTGACACCAGGGGAAATTGTGCGAGATTTTATGAGTGTGCTGAATATTCTTCACCAAAATCCAGGGATTGTGTTTGGTGAATTAATTCATGGCTCTAAATTTAAACCTACTGCTATGGGTAAGGATGCAGATGTGGATGAAGATGGCGTAGCGGAATTTAGTTTGTAA
- a CDS encoding NAD(P)/FAD-dependent oxidoreductase, with amino-acid sequence MISYSIFKRSYDARKKGEIALVYILDVETTQETHLLKRLKKDPHIMVTPDMSYCPVAQAPSNLAIRPIVIGTGPCGLFAGLMLAQMGFCPIILERGKQVRDRTADTFGFWKKKSDFNPESNAQFGEGGAGTFSDGKLYSQVKDPQHYGRKVLTELVNAGASPEILYINKPHIGTFKLVGIVQSMRAKIESLGGEIRFQSRVEDINIENGQVQGVTLASGEYIASNHVVLAVGHSARDTFQMLFERGVYIEPKPFSIGFRVEHPQTLIDKCRFGTQAGHKLLGAADYKLVHHCQNGRSVYSFCMCPGGLVVAAASEPGRLVTNGMSQYSRNERNANSAIVVGITPEDYPGNALAGIDFQRRLEERAFELGGGTYEAPGQLVGDFLNHRASTALGTVKPSYTPGVHLGDLSESLPDYAIAAIREALPAFEKQIKGFAMNDAVLTGVETRTSSPIRIKRNEYYQSLNTVGLYPAGEGAGYAGGILSAGIDGIKVAEAVALSILQTLTLPAINRPGFLVQRNHLI; translated from the coding sequence TTGATCAGCTATTCCATCTTCAAGCGTAGCTATGATGCCCGTAAGAAAGGAGAGATCGCTCTTGTTTATATTCTGGATGTAGAAACGACTCAGGAAACTCATCTACTCAAGCGCCTGAAAAAAGATCCTCATATAATGGTTACGCCAGACATGAGTTATTGCCCAGTGGCACAAGCACCAAGCAATTTGGCGATTCGCCCCATCGTGATTGGTACTGGGCCTTGTGGATTGTTTGCGGGTTTGATGCTGGCGCAAATGGGTTTTTGCCCAATCATTTTAGAACGTGGGAAACAAGTCCGCGATCGCACTGCTGATACTTTTGGCTTTTGGAAGAAAAAATCAGACTTCAACCCCGAATCAAATGCCCAGTTTGGCGAAGGTGGGGCGGGTACATTCTCTGATGGCAAACTCTACAGTCAAGTCAAAGATCCTCAGCATTATGGGCGTAAGGTACTAACCGAACTCGTCAACGCGGGAGCCTCACCAGAAATTCTTTATATTAACAAACCGCATATCGGTACTTTTAAACTGGTGGGAATTGTCCAAAGTATGCGTGCCAAAATTGAATCTCTCGGCGGCGAAATTCGCTTTCAAAGCCGGGTGGAAGATATCAACATCGAAAATGGACAGGTGCAAGGAGTCACCCTCGCCAGTGGGGAATATATCGCTAGCAATCATGTAGTTTTGGCAGTGGGGCACAGCGCCCGCGATACCTTCCAAATGCTATTTGAACGTGGGGTTTACATAGAGCCTAAACCTTTTTCCATCGGCTTTCGGGTCGAACATCCGCAGACTCTCATCGATAAATGTCGTTTCGGCACTCAAGCTGGTCATAAGCTTTTAGGTGCTGCCGATTACAAACTGGTTCACCACTGCCAAAATGGTCGTTCTGTTTATAGTTTCTGTATGTGTCCTGGGGGTTTAGTGGTTGCAGCCGCATCAGAACCGGGGCGACTTGTTACCAATGGGATGAGCCAATACTCTCGCAATGAACGCAATGCCAATAGTGCGATCGTTGTGGGCATCACCCCCGAAGATTATCCGGGAAATGCCTTGGCAGGAATTGACTTTCAACGGCGCTTGGAAGAACGAGCTTTTGAATTAGGCGGCGGAACTTATGAAGCTCCGGGGCAGTTGGTAGGTGACTTTCTCAACCATCGCGCCTCAACTGCATTGGGCACTGTTAAACCGTCTTATACACCTGGGGTACATTTGGGTGATTTGAGTGAGAGTTTACCAGATTATGCGATCGCAGCTATCCGCGAAGCCCTTCCGGCTTTTGAGAAACAAATTAAAGGATTTGCGATGAATGATGCTGTGTTAACTGGGGTAGAAACCCGCACATCATCACCGATTCGGATTAAACGCAATGAGTATTATCAGAGTTTAAATACAGTCGGTCTTTATCCGGCTGGTGAAGGCGCGGGATACGCCGGGGGAATTCTCTCAGCTGGTATCGATGGGATTAAGGTAGCGGAAGCGGTGGCTTTAAGTATTTTGCAAACCTTGACACTCCCCGCGATAAATCGACCGGGATTCTTGGTTCAACGAAACCACTTAATCTAG
- a CDS encoding aspartoacylase, whose protein sequence is MSQIERVAIVGGNHGNELTGVHLVKKFQQYPNLIDRSSFETLALLGNLKAIEEGKRYIDKDLNRCFTNQGLQNSQLSSYEDKRAKAIQQILQPQNQPFVDVIVDLHSTTANMGLSLIFCDMHPLLLRLGAYLSSINPMVKVFVNQQSREGGFLRSLCELGFVIEVGAVAQNTLNAELFQQTEQLIYAVLDYFEGYNKGNIPQKNSTLTLYEYIETIDYPRSDVYGGLHLRGEIQAMIHPHLQFKDYEPLNPGDPMFLTFEGKDILYEGESTVYPIFINEAAYYEKGIAMYLSKKQQQVV, encoded by the coding sequence ATGAGTCAGATTGAACGAGTTGCGATCGTTGGAGGAAACCACGGTAATGAGTTAACAGGAGTACATCTTGTCAAAAAGTTTCAGCAGTATCCAAATTTAATTGATAGATCAAGTTTTGAAACTCTGGCATTACTTGGCAATCTCAAAGCTATTGAAGAAGGCAAACGATACATTGACAAAGATTTAAATCGTTGCTTCACTAATCAAGGTTTACAAAATTCCCAACTCTCAAGTTACGAAGATAAGCGGGCGAAAGCAATCCAACAAATACTGCAACCGCAAAATCAGCCTTTTGTAGATGTAATTGTTGATTTGCATAGCACAACTGCCAACATGGGGTTAAGTCTGATTTTTTGTGATATGCATCCTTTATTACTTCGGTTAGGCGCTTATTTAAGTTCTATCAATCCGATGGTAAAGGTTTTTGTCAATCAACAATCTAGAGAAGGTGGTTTTCTCCGTTCTCTATGCGAATTGGGTTTTGTTATAGAAGTTGGCGCTGTGGCTCAGAATACCTTAAACGCCGAATTATTTCAGCAAACAGAACAGCTTATTTATGCAGTTTTAGATTATTTTGAAGGGTACAACAAAGGTAATATTCCGCAAAAAAATAGCACGCTTACACTCTATGAATACATTGAGACGATCGATTATCCTAGAAGCGATGTCTACGGGGGGTTGCACTTACGCGGGGAGATTCAAGCTATGATTCACCCCCACCTTCAGTTTAAGGATTATGAACCTTTGAATCCAGGCGATCCAATGTTTCTGACTTTTGAAGGAAAAGATATTTTATATGAGGGAGAGTCTACTGTTTATCCTATTTTTATTAATGAAGCAGCTTATTACGAGAAAGGAATTGCGATGTATCTAAGCAAAAAGCAGCAACAAGTAGTTTAA
- a CDS encoding cupin domain-containing protein, with protein MKKLSLIFPLAILAFGSVVVKSQEISSPNTYTQSVTREVLASGYPTQDKKQILELVRYTIAPKAKLPTHTHPGMQIERVEAGSLTYTVVQGEAKVTKANGTELILQKGKTIQLTVGDSLVESAGMVHYGENQTNKPIILLSASLFNANQPKAILTNPENR; from the coding sequence ATGAAAAAACTGTCTCTGATTTTCCCATTAGCTATCCTAGCTTTTGGCAGTGTAGTTGTTAAGAGCCAAGAAATCTCCTCACCCAATACTTACACTCAATCTGTTACCCGTGAAGTTTTAGCGAGTGGTTATCCTACTCAAGATAAAAAGCAGATTCTTGAGCTTGTACGCTATACTATCGCACCAAAAGCAAAACTCCCTACTCATACTCATCCAGGAATGCAGATTGAACGAGTAGAGGCGGGAAGTTTAACTTATACTGTTGTGCAAGGAGAAGCTAAAGTAACGAAAGCTAACGGCACAGAATTGATTCTTCAAAAAGGGAAAACTATACAGCTTACAGTGGGAGATTCTTTAGTTGAATCTGCCGGAATGGTTCATTATGGAGAAAACCAAACAAACAAGCCGATTATTCTGTTGTCTGCTTCTTTATTTAATGCTAATCAACCCAAAGCTATTTTAACCAATCCTGAAAACAGATGA
- a CDS encoding polysaccharide deacetylase family protein — translation MKTKQKGNRPIASLSLDLDNIWSYLKNQGAPGWETFPSYLDIAVPRFLDILQQWDLTITVFIVGQDAALEKNTKAIQAIANAGHEIGNHSFYHDPWLHLYSENEIEEEVALAEKHIKRVTHQHPMGFRGPGYSFSPAVLKVLARRGYEYDASTFPTFLGASSTSLLFNDL, via the coding sequence ATGAAAACCAAGCAAAAAGGAAACAGACCAATCGCCAGTCTTTCTTTAGACTTGGATAATATTTGGTCTTATTTAAAAAATCAGGGCGCTCCAGGTTGGGAGACTTTTCCCTCTTACCTCGATATCGCAGTACCTCGCTTCCTAGATATTCTCCAACAATGGGATTTGACAATCACAGTATTCATTGTGGGTCAGGATGCAGCCCTAGAAAAGAATACTAAGGCAATACAAGCGATCGCTAACGCCGGTCACGAAATTGGCAATCATTCATTCTATCATGATCCTTGGCTACATCTGTATTCAGAGAATGAAATTGAAGAAGAGGTAGCTCTTGCCGAAAAACATATCAAGCGTGTCACTCATCAACATCCTATGGGCTTCCGGGGGCCAGGATACAGTTTTTCTCCAGCAGTATTGAAAGTTTTAGCACGACGCGGATACGAATATGATGCTTCGACTTTCCCCACATTTTTGGGGGCCTCTAGCACGAGCTTATTATTTAATGACCTGTAA
- a CDS encoding response regulator: MQPLLPLAGLNILVVEDDDDIRFFITTVLEADGATIVAVPSAPAAREVLPQLQPDVLICDIGMPGEDGYTFIRKIRALKPDMGGQVPAIALTAYNDSEDRIRALEAGFHTHVSKPVSPGELVEIVANLFASCNW; the protein is encoded by the coding sequence ATGCAACCTCTTCTGCCTCTTGCTGGCTTAAATATTCTTGTAGTTGAAGATGATGATGATATTCGCTTTTTTATTACTACAGTGTTAGAAGCAGATGGAGCGACCATTGTAGCTGTTCCATCTGCACCGGCAGCACGGGAAGTTTTACCGCAATTGCAACCTGATGTCTTAATTTGTGATATAGGTATGCCTGGGGAAGATGGCTACACTTTTATCCGAAAAATACGAGCGCTTAAGCCAGATATGGGTGGACAAGTTCCAGCTATTGCCTTAACTGCTTATAACGATAGCGAGGATCGTATTCGCGCTTTGGAAGCTGGCTTTCATACTCATGTATCTAAACCAGTATCTCCAGGAGAACTAGTTGAGATTGTCGCTAATTTGTTTGCTTCTTGTAATTGGTAA
- a CDS encoding dynamin-like GTPase family protein, which yields MSDLSLQCQNLREQVESILQLLQQEPTLRSQDITLVQTSLSKAISPKFEIVFAGAFSAGKSMLINALLERELLYSAEGHATGTECKIEYADIDKERVVLTFLSEVEIREQAVSLCQQLGFKTVPNINQPDLINLLRQGSETIIQQEGGENKSERAKQAKALMLLLEGYIANRDRINTVNNATYSMEQFNFSNLKEAAGYARRGSNSAVLKRIEYYCNHPLLQDGNVIIDTPGIDAPVEKDAQLTYTKIQHLDTSAVVCVLKPASAGDMTKEETQLLELMRENGGVRDRVFYVFNRIDETWYNTQLRQRLEDLISGQFANSSKVYKTSGLLGFYGSQIKQTNQRDRFGLDSVFAESIKGLDGKEETPQFVYAFNNYCVNSGKLSSTKFRVSVNGFETPNQNYVRILGDWGNELIEKLIHDSGTEEFRTAITRYLTEEKRPQLFKNLADDLEDVCINLKKHYQSVQRNLDSQPQEIETMKVQELQRLNQQLQQIGRDFNEHITEEVNQIINNSCDAFEADFKQLQSRMIRRLDELLDTFSVASAYQRATISHPRNATAPLIAILVEAFYYLANQLEDILVESSHQVVTNYFQRLIEKIRKSEYYRQLYRLLDNDGGIEQEIRMLEKGVAKALFSAASVECDRFVRESPRFYDEGTFSIYQFRQTLSQTSQGYDAESIVEAEPAIRQLLKLDFEPKVSQTIRKSFRQTINQTLKTLLLPMAEQQADEILQQYPQARAYLEKTLQQEAEEKIATNRRLLSVVEENIAAYNSAALSINSCLQSMHLYDHLLPVIGDSLDTDDKFANNGFVISDMVQKV from the coding sequence ATGTCAGATTTATCGCTTCAGTGCCAAAATTTGCGAGAGCAAGTTGAGTCCATATTACAACTTTTACAACAAGAACCAACGCTACGTTCTCAAGATATTACACTCGTACAAACTTCTTTAAGCAAGGCAATTTCTCCGAAGTTTGAGATTGTCTTTGCGGGGGCATTTAGCGCTGGTAAATCAATGCTAATCAATGCACTATTAGAAAGAGAATTACTCTACAGTGCAGAGGGACACGCTACAGGTACAGAATGTAAAATCGAGTATGCAGATATAGATAAAGAACGTGTTGTTTTAACGTTTTTAAGTGAAGTAGAGATTCGAGAACAAGCAGTTTCTTTATGCCAACAACTAGGATTTAAGACAGTACCTAATATTAACCAACCTGATTTAATTAACTTGCTACGTCAAGGTTCTGAAACTATTATTCAGCAGGAGGGTGGTGAGAATAAATCAGAACGTGCAAAACAGGCGAAGGCGTTAATGTTGTTGCTAGAGGGATATATAGCAAACCGCGATCGCATCAACACGGTTAATAATGCTACATATTCAATGGAGCAATTTAACTTTTCTAATCTCAAAGAAGCGGCTGGATATGCGCGTCGTGGTAGCAATAGTGCAGTCTTGAAGCGAATAGAATATTACTGTAATCATCCTTTGTTACAAGATGGTAATGTAATTATTGACACGCCGGGTATAGATGCACCAGTAGAGAAAGATGCACAACTAACTTATACCAAAATTCAACATCTTGATACTTCGGCGGTAGTGTGTGTGCTAAAACCTGCCTCGGCGGGTGACATGACGAAAGAAGAAACACAACTTTTGGAACTAATGCGGGAGAATGGGGGAGTACGCGATCGCGTTTTCTATGTCTTCAATCGCATCGATGAAACTTGGTATAATACTCAGCTACGGCAACGATTAGAGGATTTAATTAGTGGGCAATTTGCCAATTCAAGCAAGGTTTATAAAACCAGTGGATTATTAGGATTTTACGGCAGTCAAATTAAACAGACAAACCAACGAGATAGATTTGGTTTAGATTCTGTTTTCGCAGAAAGTATTAAAGGTTTAGATGGAAAAGAAGAAACACCACAATTTGTCTATGCGTTTAACAACTACTGTGTAAATTCAGGAAAACTGTCTTCTACTAAATTCCGTGTCTCTGTTAACGGCTTTGAAACTCCAAATCAAAATTATGTAAGGATTTTGGGAGATTGGGGAAATGAACTTATAGAAAAGCTAATTCACGATAGTGGCACTGAAGAATTTCGCACCGCAATTACTCGCTATCTTACGGAAGAAAAGCGTCCCCAATTATTTAAAAATCTTGCTGATGATTTGGAAGATGTTTGTATTAACCTGAAGAAACATTATCAGAGTGTCCAACGCAATTTAGATAGTCAACCCCAAGAAATTGAGACGATGAAGGTGCAAGAGTTGCAACGTCTCAATCAGCAACTTCAGCAAATTGGTAGAGACTTTAATGAGCATATCACAGAAGAAGTTAACCAAATAATTAATAATTCTTGTGATGCTTTTGAAGCAGATTTTAAGCAATTGCAATCAAGAATGATTCGCCGTTTAGATGAATTGCTAGATACTTTTTCTGTAGCTTCTGCTTATCAACGTGCAACCATCAGCCATCCCCGTAACGCTACCGCACCTTTAATTGCGATTTTAGTAGAGGCATTTTATTACTTAGCAAATCAATTAGAAGATATTTTGGTTGAATCTTCTCACCAAGTTGTTACAAATTATTTTCAGAGGTTGATTGAAAAGATTCGCAAGTCAGAATATTATCGCCAGTTGTATCGGCTGTTAGATAATGATGGTGGGATTGAACAAGAGATCAGAATGTTAGAAAAAGGAGTTGCTAAAGCATTATTTAGTGCAGCTAGTGTAGAGTGCGATCGCTTCGTAAGAGAAAGCCCCAGATTTTACGATGAAGGCACTTTTTCTATATATCAATTTCGCCAAACTTTATCACAAACTTCTCAAGGTTATGACGCTGAAAGTATCGTAGAAGCAGAACCAGCAATTAGGCAATTATTGAAGCTAGATTTTGAACCAAAAGTTTCCCAAACTATTCGGAAATCGTTCCGTCAAACCATTAATCAAACACTGAAAACTCTTTTGTTACCAATGGCAGAACAGCAAGCAGATGAGATTTTGCAGCAATACCCACAGGCGCGGGCTTATTTAGAGAAAACACTGCAACAAGAAGCTGAAGAAAAAATTGCAACTAATCGCCGACTATTAAGTGTTGTTGAAGAAAATATTGCAGCATATAATTCAGCCGCTTTGAGTATTAATAGTTGTTTACAGTCTATGCATTTATATGACCATCTTTTGCCTGTAATTGGTGATTCGTTGGACACTGATGATAAGTTTGCTAATAATGGATTTGTGATTTCAGATATGGTACAAAAGGTTTAA
- a CDS encoding polysaccharide deacetylase family protein, translating to MTCKLSKEERKKREALFGGFKEGLQPLKPYQWKMGKDKLTEIPVTTMPIFKVPIHFSYIMYISTFSSELALLYLRIALWLCKLTRVQPSLLLHPTDFVSQEDVPELSFFPGMSVPTYKKLAIVNKSLELISSQFNVLTVGQHAKFVGGIRELPVLIPQKR from the coding sequence ATGACCTGTAAATTGAGCAAGGAAGAACGTAAAAAACGGGAAGCCCTGTTTGGCGGTTTTAAAGAGGGTTTACAACCTTTAAAGCCTTACCAATGGAAGATGGGGAAAGATAAACTGACTGAGATTCCCGTTACTACCATGCCAATTTTCAAGGTGCCAATTCACTTCAGTTACATAATGTATATAAGTACATTTTCTTCAGAATTGGCGTTACTCTATCTGCGAATTGCCCTCTGGCTGTGTAAACTTACACGCGTCCAGCCTTCTTTGCTACTGCATCCTACAGACTTTGTAAGTCAAGAAGATGTGCCAGAACTATCATTCTTTCCTGGTATGAGTGTCCCTACTTACAAAAAGCTGGCAATAGTCAACAAAAGTTTAGAACTTATATCCAGTCAGTTTAATGTTTTGACTGTTGGACAACACGCCAAATTCGTAGGCGGCATCCGTGAACTGCCTGTATTAATACCTCAAAAAAGGTAA
- a CDS encoding Rossmann-fold NAD(P)-binding domain-containing protein: MLQAKVFVTRRLPIELEQLRSLTTVEVWPERQPPPYEILLEKVKEIDGLLCLLTDQIDRQLIDSGKLKNQNRFPAIACC, translated from the coding sequence ATGCTTCAAGCTAAAGTTTTCGTTACTCGTCGCTTACCCATCGAATTAGAGCAACTGCGATCGCTCACCACTGTGGAAGTTTGGCCAGAACGCCAACCCCCTCCCTACGAAATTTTACTAGAAAAAGTTAAGGAAATAGATGGTTTACTATGTCTGCTGACTGACCAAATTGATCGGCAACTCATCGACTCAGGGAAACTCAAGAACCAGAACCGATTCCCAGCGATAGCCTGTTGTTGA
- a CDS encoding CAAD domain-containing protein produces MDTELQQDQYVNTASPNQIEALKGSESGNLAMLPPASKNEEQWQKIGKQISIFLAKIPEYTGRFYQEYKSLIVSFALLVITVTALRIFLAVLNAINDIPLLSPFLELIGLGYTIWFIFRYLLKDSTRQELAAEIRLLNKQTLGRE; encoded by the coding sequence ATGGATACCGAATTACAGCAAGATCAGTATGTCAATACTGCTTCCCCAAACCAGATAGAAGCACTTAAAGGTTCAGAGTCTGGAAACTTGGCAATGTTGCCACCCGCCTCGAAAAATGAAGAACAATGGCAAAAAATTGGTAAGCAGATTTCTATATTTTTGGCAAAAATACCTGAGTACACAGGTAGATTTTACCAAGAATACAAATCGCTGATTGTCAGCTTTGCGTTGCTTGTGATAACAGTGACTGCACTAAGGATTTTTCTAGCGGTACTCAACGCCATAAATGATATTCCCCTACTTTCTCCATTTCTCGAATTAATTGGACTTGGTTACACAATTTGGTTTATTTTCCGCTATTTGCTCAAAGATTCCACTCGGCAAGAATTAGCAGCAGAAATTCGCTTGCTTAACAAACAAACTTTAGGCAGAGAATAA